The sequence CCATCCGCGAGGGTGGCCGCACCGTCGGCGCCGGCGTCGTCGCCAAGGTTACCCTCTAAAATGGTCGCGCCCAAGATTCGTATCAAGCTGCGCGGTTTTGACCACAAGGCGCTGGACACTTCGGCCAGCAAGATTGTGGACACCGTGCGGCGTACCGGCGCGGACGTGAGTGGCCCGGTGCCGCTCCCGACCCGCATCCGGCGCTTCTGCGTGCTTCGCAGCCCGTTCGTCAACAAGGACAGCCGCGAGCACTTCGAGATTCGCACCCATAACCGTCTGGTGGACATCATGAACCCCACCAAGAAGACCATCGACAGCCTCATGACCCTCGACCTGCCGACCGGCGTGGACATCGAGATCAAGACGGTGGGAGGCCGGGCATGAAGGGCATCCTAGGCACCAAGATCGGCATGACCCAGATCTGGAAGGGCGACAAGGCCATTCCGGTGACGGTCGTGCTGGCTGGCCCCTGCCCGGTGGTTCAGCGCAAGACGGCCATCACCGACGGCTACGACGCCGTGCAGGTGGGCTTCTCCCCCAAGGTCGAGAAGCGCATCAACAAGCCCCTGATGGGCCACCTGAAGAAGGCGGGCGTCAGCGGCGTGCGGTATCTGCGCGAGTTCCGCAACTTCAAGGTCGAAGGCGACAGCATCAACGTCGACATCTTCTCTGAAGGCGAAATCATCGACGCCACCGGCACCAGCAAGGGCCGTGGTCACCAGGGCGTTATGCGCCGCTGGAACTTCAAAGGCGGCCCGGCGTCGCACGGTGCGAAGAAGTGGCACCGTCGTCCCGGCTCCATCGGCCAGCGCAAGACGCCAGGCCGCGTGTACAAGGGCAAGCGCATGTCCGGTCACTGGGGCGTTGACCGCGTCACCATCCAGAACCTGGAAGTGATCGAAGTGCGGGCGAGCGAGAACCTGATCCTGATCAAGGGAGCCATCCCCGGTATGACCGGTGGACTGGTGGTTCTGCGCCAGGCCGTGAAGGGCAAGGGAGCGAAGTAATGGCTCAGATTAACGTGGTGGGCGCAAATGCCCGCACCATCGAACTGGATCTGCCGAAGGCGAACAAGCACATCCTGCACGAAGTGGTGACCTGGCAGCTCGCCAAGCGTCGTCAGGGCAGCGCCAGCACCAAGACCCGCGCCGAAGTGTCGCGCGGCGGCAAGAAGATGTACAGCCAGAAAGGCACCGGTAACGCCCGTCACGGCAACCGTGCAGCTCCTACCTTCGTGGGCGGCGGCGTCGCCTTCGGCCCCAAGCCCCGCAACTACGCCTACACCCTGCCCAAGAAGGTTCGCCGTCTGGGTATGGCAATGGCGCTGAGCGACCGTCACAGCAGCGGCGACCTGATCGCGGTGGATAGCTTCACCGTGAACGGCGCGGCGCTGGACGGCAAGACCAAGAGCTTCCTGAGCTGGGCCACGCAGAATGGCCTGGACGGCAGCAAGCGCGTGTTCCTCGTGACCGACGATGTGAATGTTCGCCAGGGCGCACGCAATCTGCCCTGGGTCACGGCGCTGCCGGTCGCGGGCCTGAATGTCTATGACATCCTGCGCCACGACCAACTGGTGATCGACGCTGTTGTGCTGGAAGCCGCCAAGGAAGATACGAGCGTGGAGGCCGCACAGTGAACGCTTACGACACCATCAAAAAGCCCGTGATCTCCGAGAAGTCCTACGCGGGCATGGAAAAAGGCGTCTACACCTTCTGGGTCGAGCCGTCTGCCACCAAGACCGATATCCGCAACGCTGTTCAGCAGG is a genomic window of Deinococcus ruber containing:
- the rpsJ gene encoding 30S ribosomal protein S10, producing the protein MVAPKIRIKLRGFDHKALDTSASKIVDTVRRTGADVSGPVPLPTRIRRFCVLRSPFVNKDSREHFEIRTHNRLVDIMNPTKKTIDSLMTLDLPTGVDIEIKTVGGRA
- the rplC gene encoding 50S ribosomal protein L3; this encodes MKGILGTKIGMTQIWKGDKAIPVTVVLAGPCPVVQRKTAITDGYDAVQVGFSPKVEKRINKPLMGHLKKAGVSGVRYLREFRNFKVEGDSINVDIFSEGEIIDATGTSKGRGHQGVMRRWNFKGGPASHGAKKWHRRPGSIGQRKTPGRVYKGKRMSGHWGVDRVTIQNLEVIEVRASENLILIKGAIPGMTGGLVVLRQAVKGKGAK
- the rplD gene encoding 50S ribosomal protein L4; this encodes MAQINVVGANARTIELDLPKANKHILHEVVTWQLAKRRQGSASTKTRAEVSRGGKKMYSQKGTGNARHGNRAAPTFVGGGVAFGPKPRNYAYTLPKKVRRLGMAMALSDRHSSGDLIAVDSFTVNGAALDGKTKSFLSWATQNGLDGSKRVFLVTDDVNVRQGARNLPWVTALPVAGLNVYDILRHDQLVIDAVVLEAAKEDTSVEAAQ